The nucleotide sequence TTTCTGCATTTTGAAGGATTATCAAAATATGATCTTACGTTGATGATTGGATCTTTCGGAGCAAGTTGTGTGTTGATTTACGGTGCAATAGGAAGTCCGTTGGCACAACCCAAAAACCTTTTTAACGGTCATTTAATTTCTGCGGTTATCGGCGTTACCTGTTACAAAATTTTAGGCGATTATGTCTGGATTGCCGGTCCTTTAGCCGTATCTCTTTCAATTATCGGTATGCAAATAGCTAAATCACTGCACCCACCTGGTGGCGCAACAGCTTTAATTGCCGTAACCGGGGGGCCTTCAATAACGAATTTAGGTTATGAGTATGTTTTTTCACCCGTTTTTACTGGTGTATTTATTTTATTTATAGCTGCTATAATTTTTAACAATATTCCACATAAAAGGCAATATCCTACAAAATCGTTTATCGTATTTAAACGCGTCTTGTTTAATAAAAAAAATCAGCCCCGTTATAAAAAATAAAATGTGGCAAAAATCAACACAAATAATTTTCATTAAATCAATTACATATACTACTTTTGCACCTTAACAACATAAACAATGAATACAACTAAACAAATTCAATCGGCACTAATTTCGGTATTTGACAAGAACGGATTAGAGCCAATTGTACGAGAATTACATAAAAATAACGTAACTATTTATTCTACAGGCGGAACCGAAACTTTTATAAAAGATTTAGGTATCCCAGTTGTACCAGTAGAAGACGTTACTTCATATCCATCAATTTTAGGCGGACGTGTAAAAACGTTGCACCCAAAAGTTTTTGGTGGAATTTTGAACCGCCAGGATAATGAAACCGATGTTCAGCAAATGAAAGATTATGCTATTCCGCAAATTGATTTAGTTATTGTTGATTTATATCCTTTTGAAAAAACAGTAGCTTCGGGTGCTGATGAAACAGCCATCATTGAAAAAATTGACATTGGCGGAATTTCATTAATTCGTGCCGGAGCTAAAAATTTCAAAGACACGGTTATTGTTGCATCGGTTGAAGAATATGCTACGTTTTTAAACTTTTACACAGAAGGAAACGGTACCACAACCTTGGCTCAACGTAAATATTTAGCTACAAAAGCATTCCATACTTCATCTCATTACGACGGAGCTATTTTTAACTATTTTAACCAAGAGGCTCAAGAACCTATTTTAAAAATTAGTGAAAGTGAGGCACAAACATTGCGTTATGGAGAAAATCCACATCAAAAAGGAACTTTTTTTGGAAATTTTGACGAAATGTTTGATAAATTACACGGAAAAGAATTATCTTACAACAATTTATTAGATGTTGATGCCGCTGTTAATTTAATGAATGAATTTAAAGCCGATGCTCCTACATTTGCAATCTTGAAACATAATAACGCCTGTGGTGTAGCTCAGAAACCAACAATGAAAGAAGCATATTTAGCAGCATTGGCAGGCGATCCTACTTCAGCTTTTGGCGGGGTATTGATTGCTAATGGAAACATTGACAAAGCAACGGCAGAGGAAGTTAATAAATTGTTCTGCGAAATTGTCATCGCTCCTTCATATGATAATGATGCGGTGACCATTTTACAAGAAAAGAAAAACAGAATTATCTTGGTAATAAAAAATGTTGAACTTCCTAAAACACAAGTTCGCACGTGCTTAAACGGTATTTTATTACAAGATAAAGATAACGTTACAGATACTAAAGAACACTTAACAAACGTTACCACTTTAGTACCTACGGCTGAACAGGTTGAAGATTTATTGTTTGCTTCAAAAATCTGCAAACACACCAAATCAAATACTATTGTATTGGCTAAAAACAAGCAATTATGTGCCTCTGGTACAGGACAAACATCTCGTGTTGATGCTTTACGTCAGGCTATTGAAAAAGCAAATTCTTTTGCTTTTGATTTAAACGGAGCTGTTATGGCAAGCGATGCGTTTTTTCCTTTCCCTGATTGTGTGGAAATTGCAAAAAATGCAGGTATTACAGCAGTTATTCAACCAGGTGGATCAATTAAAGACAATTTAAGCATTGATTATTGTAACGAAAACCAAATGGCTATGGTAACCACAGGTATTCGTCACTTTAAACATTAAAAATATAACGGAATAATTTTAACTTAACACCCTTTTAAAGAATATATGGGATTTTTTGATTTCATGACCGAGGAAATTGCAATGGACCTTGGTACTGCAAACACTTTAATTATACATAACGGAAAAGTTGTTGTTGACAGCCCTTCTATTGTTGCCCGTAACCGAGTGTCGGGAAAAATAATTGCTGTGGGTAAAGAGGCTAGTTTAATGCAAGGAAAAACACATGACAACATTAAAACCATACGTCCGTTAAAAGATGGGGTTATTGCAGATTTTGATGCTTCTGAAAAAATGATCAATTTGTTCATTAAAAGTATTCCGGCATTAAAAAAGAAACTATTCACACCGGCATTACGTATGGTAGTTTGTATTCCGTCAGGTATTACCGAAGTTGAAATGCGTGCCGTTAAAGAATCGTGCGAACGTGTAAACGGTAAAGAAGTTTATTTGATACACGAACCTATGGCAGCGGCTATTGGTATAGGTGTTGATATTATGCAACCAAAAGGTAATATGATTGTTGATATAGGTGGAGGTACTACCGAAATTGCCGTTTTGGCATTAGGGGGTATTGTTTGTGACAAATCGGTTAAAATTGCCGGTGATGTTTTCACGAACGATATTATTTACTATATGCGTACACAACACAATTTATTTGTGGGTGAAGGAACAGCAGAAAAAATTAAAATAGAAATTGGTGCGGCTATTGAAGATTTAGATCAGGGACCGGAAGAATTAATGGTTCAAGGTCGTGATTTGTTAACAGGTAAACCAAAACAAGTAAATGTATCTTACAGAGAAATTGCAAAAGCGTTAGATAAATCAATTCAACGGATTGAAGATGCCGTAATGGAAACATTATCGCAAACGCCACCAGAATTAGCTGCCGATATTTACAACACAGGTATTTATTTAGCAGGCGGTGGATCTATGTTAAGAGGTTTAGATAAGCGTATCTCTCAAAAAACAGATTTACCGGTTTATATTGCAGAAGATCCTTTACGTGCTGTTGTTCGCGGTACAGGAGTTGTGCTTAAAAACATTGAGAAATTTAAGAGTATTCTTATAAAATAAATCCGCCATAGAGTATGCAGCAAATCATTTATTTTATATCTAAAAACAGTACCAAGCTACTGTTTTTGCTGCTTTTAGTAGTTTCATTGTATTTAACAATACAAACACACTCCTATCATCACAGTCAAATGCTTCACAGTGCAAACGTTGTTTCGGGTACGGTTTATGAAAAAACAAATAACATTACTGAATACCTACATTTAAAAGACGAAAACAATCGTTTAGCAGAAGAAAACGCACATATGAAACAGATTTTGTACAACAGCCAACTAATTGTTGACAGTACATTTGCTGTAAATCCTGAAATTCGCATTGCACAAGATTACAAGCTGTTTCAAGCAAAAATCATTAAAAATTCATTCTTTAAAAAAGATAATTATTTAACAATTAAAGGCGGTAAAATAAATGGGGTTAAAAAAGATATGGGCGTAATTAACTCTAAAGGAGTTATAGGAATTGTTGAAAACGTGTCAACCAATTATGCAACAGTACAAAGTATTCTTAACACGCATACAAAAATTAGTGCTAAAATAAGTAATACCGATCACTTTGGAACCATTACCTGGGACGGTAAAAATACAGGATATGTACAACTGATCGACATTCCAAAACTGGCGGCATTACACAAAGGCGACTCTATTGTTACCGGAGGAATTTCAACCATTTTTCCTGAAAACGTACCAGTTGGATTAATTGACAAGGTTTACACTTCAAAAAATTCCAATTTTTACACCATTAGCGTACGCCTGTTTAATGACATGACCAACATTAGTTCGGTTTACTTAATTGAAAATGTACACATTAAAGAAATTTTAGAACTTGAAGAAGAAACAATAAATGAATAATACCACTGTTTTAAATACGCTGCGTTTTATTGTTCTTGTATTTTTTCAGGTAACAGTATTTAACAATATCCATTTTTTTGGATACATAACTCCATATCCGTACATTTTATTCATTTTGTTGTATCCGTTAAATGTAAACCGCCATTTATTTTTAATATTCAGCTTTTTGCTTGGTTTGGTTTTAGATATTTTCAACAATTCAGGCGGTGTGCATACCACTGCGTGCATCACTTTGGCTTATGTTAGGCAAAGTCTGTTAAAAATGTCATTTGGCTACAGTTATGAATTTCATATGATGCGTATTACCGATAAAATTTCAAAAGAACTGGTTACCTATGTGATAACAAGCGTATTAATCCATCATACCGTATTAATTGTTCTCGAAATTTTTAACATTAATTTTGTATGGGAAATAATACTACGCATTATCACCTCTTCTATATTTAGTATTTTATTAATTTTCTTAATAATAGGATTAATTAAATCACCGCGAAGATGAGAAAGCTTCTATTTCCCATAATCACTATTGCAGCCGCAATAATCATTGTGGCAAGGCTTTTTTATTTACAGATTGTCGATGATTCTTTCTTGAAAAAGGCCGATATCAATGCACTTAAAATTGTATATGAATATCCCGAACGCGGCTATATTTACGATCGAACCGGTCAGCTTTTAGTTGCCAACCAGCCCAGTTACGATATTATGGTTATTCCGCGTGAAATGAAAAATACCGACACGCTGGAGCTATGCAACATTTTAGAAATTACCAAAGATGATTTTATAAAAAAAATAGAAAAAGCAAAAGTTTATTCTCCACGGCTTCCATCCGTTTTTCTGGCACAGTTAACCAAAACCGAATTTGCTGCCTTTCAGGAAAAAATTCGTCATTTTAAAGGATTTTATATTCAGAAAAGAAATTTACGCGATTATCAGGTTGATTTTGGTGCAAATGTTTTTGGATACATTCGTCAAATAAACGAAATGGAACTGGAAAGAAAACCCTATTACAAATCGGGTGAATTGATTGGTATGACCGGTGTTGAGCAGGCTTATGAGGAAGATTTACGTGGAATTCGCGGTGTTCATTATATCCAAAAAGATAAATTCAACAAAGAAATTGGCCCTTTTAAAGAAGGAATTTACGATACCGTTGCCGTAAAAGGAAACGATGTTACTATTACATTAGACAAAGATTTACAGAAATACGGCGAAGAATTAATGATTCGCAAACGCGGAGGAATTGTCGCTATTGAACCTAAAACAGGCGAAATTTTAGCTTTAGTTACAGCTCCTTCATACGATCCGGGAATGCTTGTTGGCCGTGATCGTTCAAAAAATTATAGGGCAATAGACAGTATTCCGGGTAAACCCTTTTTTGATAAAGTTTTGCAAGGTCAATTTCCACCTGGTTCTCCCTTTAAAATTTTAACAGGTTTAATTGGTTTGCAAGAAGAAGTAATTGATACCGAAACCCGCTTTCCTTGCTCACATGGTTTTTATTATGCAAGAGGAGCTTTTATGGCTTGTCACGATGCAGGAAGTTGGAATCTACATGCTGCCATTGCAAAATCATGCAACACCTATTTTGCCCAAACCTTTATGAGAACCATAAACAAATATCCTACATCAGCACAAGGTGTAGATGCCTGGTACAATCACTTAAAAAGTTTTGGGTTAGATAATTATATGGGATACGATTTGCCATCCGGACAAAAAGGAAATATTCCAAATTCTAAATTTTATAAACGCTGGTACCCTAACGGAGGCTGGAAAAGTACCACTATTATATCAAACGCCATTGGTCAGGGAGAAATTCAAATGACCCCCATTCAATTGGCAAATGTTATGTGTGCCGTTGCAAACGAAGGCTATTATTACACGCCACATATCATCAAAAAAATTAAAAATAAACAAATAGACAAATCGTTTGTACAAAGAAAACAAACCACCATTGACAAACAATACTTTCGTCCGGTAATTGAAGGTTTAGCCGAAGTGTACAAAACCGGGACGGCAAGCCGATTACAAATTCCTGATATTGATATCTGTGGAAAAACTGGAACGGTAGAAAACTTTGCAACGGTTGATGGCGAAAAAGTAAAACTTCAAGACCATTCCGTGTTCTTAGCATTTGCACCCAAGGAAAATCCTAAAATAGTAGTTGCTGTTTTTATAGAAAATGGTGGTTGGGGAGCAAGTTGGGCAGGACCTATTGCTTCTTTAATGATTGAAAAATATCTGAAGAAAGAAATTACCCGAACCGATTTAGAAAAAAGAATGTTTGAAGGTGATTTGTCTGATAAATATATATTAAAAGATATTTCGGAAAAACAAAGAGAAGAAAGAGAACGTTTAAAACGTTTAGAAAAAGAACGACTATTAAAATTAAAAGCCAAGCAAAATGGTAAAAACTAAGCATTTAGAAAACCAAAGCGTCATTGCAAATATAGACTGGCTAAGTATATTTTTATATACCGCACTGGTTATTTTTGGCTGGATGAACATTTACTCTGCTTCGCTATCGCTTGAAGAAACTTCTATTTTTGACTTGAATCAAATTTATGGAAAACAAATTTTATTCATAGGTATAACCCTTCCGGTAATTGTCGTGATTCTTTCATTAGAT is from Flavobacterium dauae and encodes:
- a CDS encoding HPP family protein, producing MIKKTKTYRRTRYLLYKETLVDFKEHFWAFVGSFVGLGTISFLHFEGLSKYDLTLMIGSFGASCVLIYGAIGSPLAQPKNLFNGHLISAVIGVTCYKILGDYVWIAGPLAVSLSIIGMQIAKSLHPPGGATALIAVTGGPSITNLGYEYVFSPVFTGVFILFIAAIIFNNIPHKRQYPTKSFIVFKRVLFNKKNQPRYKK
- the purH gene encoding bifunctional phosphoribosylaminoimidazolecarboxamide formyltransferase/IMP cyclohydrolase; protein product: MNTTKQIQSALISVFDKNGLEPIVRELHKNNVTIYSTGGTETFIKDLGIPVVPVEDVTSYPSILGGRVKTLHPKVFGGILNRQDNETDVQQMKDYAIPQIDLVIVDLYPFEKTVASGADETAIIEKIDIGGISLIRAGAKNFKDTVIVASVEEYATFLNFYTEGNGTTTLAQRKYLATKAFHTSSHYDGAIFNYFNQEAQEPILKISESEAQTLRYGENPHQKGTFFGNFDEMFDKLHGKELSYNNLLDVDAAVNLMNEFKADAPTFAILKHNNACGVAQKPTMKEAYLAALAGDPTSAFGGVLIANGNIDKATAEEVNKLFCEIVIAPSYDNDAVTILQEKKNRIILVIKNVELPKTQVRTCLNGILLQDKDNVTDTKEHLTNVTTLVPTAEQVEDLLFASKICKHTKSNTIVLAKNKQLCASGTGQTSRVDALRQAIEKANSFAFDLNGAVMASDAFFPFPDCVEIAKNAGITAVIQPGGSIKDNLSIDYCNENQMAMVTTGIRHFKH
- a CDS encoding rod shape-determining protein, giving the protein MGFFDFMTEEIAMDLGTANTLIIHNGKVVVDSPSIVARNRVSGKIIAVGKEASLMQGKTHDNIKTIRPLKDGVIADFDASEKMINLFIKSIPALKKKLFTPALRMVVCIPSGITEVEMRAVKESCERVNGKEVYLIHEPMAAAIGIGVDIMQPKGNMIVDIGGGTTEIAVLALGGIVCDKSVKIAGDVFTNDIIYYMRTQHNLFVGEGTAEKIKIEIGAAIEDLDQGPEELMVQGRDLLTGKPKQVNVSYREIAKALDKSIQRIEDAVMETLSQTPPELAADIYNTGIYLAGGGSMLRGLDKRISQKTDLPVYIAEDPLRAVVRGTGVVLKNIEKFKSILIK
- the mreC gene encoding rod shape-determining protein MreC, producing MQQIIYFISKNSTKLLFLLLLVVSLYLTIQTHSYHHSQMLHSANVVSGTVYEKTNNITEYLHLKDENNRLAEENAHMKQILYNSQLIVDSTFAVNPEIRIAQDYKLFQAKIIKNSFFKKDNYLTIKGGKINGVKKDMGVINSKGVIGIVENVSTNYATVQSILNTHTKISAKISNTDHFGTITWDGKNTGYVQLIDIPKLAALHKGDSIVTGGISTIFPENVPVGLIDKVYTSKNSNFYTISVRLFNDMTNISSVYLIENVHIKEILELEEETINE
- a CDS encoding rod shape-determining protein MreD; this encodes MNNTTVLNTLRFIVLVFFQVTVFNNIHFFGYITPYPYILFILLYPLNVNRHLFLIFSFLLGLVLDIFNNSGGVHTTACITLAYVRQSLLKMSFGYSYEFHMMRITDKISKELVTYVITSVLIHHTVLIVLEIFNINFVWEIILRIITSSIFSILLIFLIIGLIKSPRR
- the mrdA gene encoding penicillin-binding protein 2 codes for the protein MRKLLFPIITIAAAIIIVARLFYLQIVDDSFLKKADINALKIVYEYPERGYIYDRTGQLLVANQPSYDIMVIPREMKNTDTLELCNILEITKDDFIKKIEKAKVYSPRLPSVFLAQLTKTEFAAFQEKIRHFKGFYIQKRNLRDYQVDFGANVFGYIRQINEMELERKPYYKSGELIGMTGVEQAYEEDLRGIRGVHYIQKDKFNKEIGPFKEGIYDTVAVKGNDVTITLDKDLQKYGEELMIRKRGGIVAIEPKTGEILALVTAPSYDPGMLVGRDRSKNYRAIDSIPGKPFFDKVLQGQFPPGSPFKILTGLIGLQEEVIDTETRFPCSHGFYYARGAFMACHDAGSWNLHAAIAKSCNTYFAQTFMRTINKYPTSAQGVDAWYNHLKSFGLDNYMGYDLPSGQKGNIPNSKFYKRWYPNGGWKSTTIISNAIGQGEIQMTPIQLANVMCAVANEGYYYTPHIIKKIKNKQIDKSFVQRKQTTIDKQYFRPVIEGLAEVYKTGTASRLQIPDIDICGKTGTVENFATVDGEKVKLQDHSVFLAFAPKENPKIVVAVFIENGGWGASWAGPIASLMIEKYLKKEITRTDLEKRMFEGDLSDKYILKDISEKQREERERLKRLEKERLLKLKAKQNGKN